A genomic region of Papaver somniferum cultivar HN1 chromosome 7, ASM357369v1, whole genome shotgun sequence contains the following coding sequences:
- the LOC113299308 gene encoding AAA-ATPase At3g50940-like, with amino-acid sequence MEILLDWKSIGSLLATLMFIRTALRDFLPPEANLVLQRFFKTILTYLQPKTISMSIEEYDDSYSNDLYDSVRTYLGSKCFFSAKDLKVSKPKNSKEFAFTMNTDQAFEDVFKGCRINWSFHIEKKTSDEYSGSDDDKKYFKLCFHNDYKELIRSEYLPHVVKEAEVIKFKNRERNLFTNRSVDDHGRLWSSVPFNHPSTFDTIAISPVLKAEIKGDLEKFISRRDYYTRVGRAWKRGYLLYGPPGTGKTSLIASIANFLEFDIYDLELSSVSDNSQLRKLLISTTNKSVIVVEDIDCSVDLSDRKKKDMNTDDDELKLNVKKDKKGSYLSMGNSVSLSGVLNFIDGLWSSCGGERLIIFTTNHKEKLDAALLRPGRMDKHINLSFCDYYSFRILARNYLLVEEHETMKQVEELLRVVKVTPADVAEILMGCDEDIDMGMRNVVREMKKRLVVTKEKKKVVKNFEDEGVIQEEKLENGEEIVESHGS; translated from the exons ATGGAGATTCTGTTGGATTGGAAGTCAATAGGTTCATTACTTGCAACCCTTATGTTTATTAGAACTGCCTTAAGAGATTTCTTACCACCAGAAGCAAACCTAGtattacaaagatttttcaaaaccATACTCACATACTTACAACCAAAAACCATTTCCATGTCAATTGAAGAGTATGATGATTCTTACAGTAATGATCTTTACGATTCAGTTCGAACTTACTTAGGATCTAAATGTTTCTTTTCAGCTAAAGATCTCAAAGTTTCAAAACCGAAAAACTCCAAAGAATTTGCTTTCACAATGAATACAGATCAAGCATTTGAAGATGTCTTTAAAGGGTGTAGAATAAATTGGTCTTTTCATATCGAAAAGAAAACAAGTGATGAGTATTCGGGTTCTGATGATGATAAGAAATATTTTAAGCTTTGTTTCCACAACGATTACAAGGAATTAATTCGGTCGGAGTATTTACCTCATGTCGTGAAAGAAGCTGAAGTGATAAAGTTCAAAAACAGAGAAAGGAATTTATTCACAAACCGGTCAGTTGATGATCACGGCCGACTTTGGTCGTCTGTGCCGTTTAATCATCCGTCGACGTTCGATACGATCGCGATCAGTCCAGTTCTTAAAGCAGAGATTAAAGGTGATTTGGAGAAATTTATTAGCAGGAGAGATTATTATACTAGAGTTGGCAGGGCATGGAAAAGAGGGTATCTTCTTTATGGTCCACCAGGAACAG GAAAGACTAGTTTGATTGCATCCATTGCAAATTTCTTGGAGTTTGATATCTACGACTTGGAATTATCATCTGTTTCAGACAATTCACAACTAAGAAAGCTACTGATATCCACTACCAATAAGTCGGTAATCGTCGTCGAAGATATCGATTGTTCGGTGGATCTTTCCGATCGGAAGAAGAAGGATATGAACACGGATGATGATGAATTGAAGCTTAACGTGAAAAAGGATAAGAAAGGTAGTTACTTGAGTATGGGCAATAGTGTGAGTTTATCCGGGGTTTTAAATTTTATTGATGGGCTGTGGTCTTCTTGCGGTGGTGAAAGATTGATCATTTTTACAACGAATCATAAAGAGAAGCTTGATGCTGCATTATTAAGGCCAGGTCGAATGGATAAACATATTAATCTATCGTTTTGTGATTATTATTCGTTTAGGATTTTAGCGAGGAATTATTTGTTAGTTGAAGAACATGAGACTATGAAACAGGTGGAGGAGTTGTTAAGGGTTGTTAAGGTGACACCAGCTGATGTTGCTGAAATTTTGATGGGCTGTGATGAAGATATAGACATGGGTATGAGAAATGTGGTTCGAGAAATGAAGAAAAGATTGGTAGTaactaaagaaaagaaaaaagtagtcaagaattttgaagatgaaggtgttatCCAGGAAGAAAAGTTGGAAAATGGGGAAGAAATAGTTGAATCGCATGGTTCGTGA
- the LOC113299307 gene encoding AAA-ATPase At3g50940-like: protein MEILLDWKSIGSLLATLMFVRTAIRDFLPPEVNQALKRFFAKILTYLQPKLVSILIEEFDNSYNNDLYDSVQCYLGSKCVSQAQILKLSKPKNSKNLSFTMDANQTFDDIYNGFKLNWSFHTIEKKSDIGFSRSHECKYFQLSFHTKYKDLVHSHYLPYIMKEAEIIKFKNRERKLFTNRSADENGRLWSSVPFTHPSTFDTVAIDPVLKKEIKDDLIKFVNRKEFYTRVGRSWKRGYLLYGPPGTGKTSLIASIANFLEFDIYDLELTAVSSNSQLRKLLISTTSKSVIVVEDIDCSLDLSDRQKKCNNSDAENDKLNFGNNIKKSSQSSFGSSVSLSGVLNFVDGLWSSCGGERLIIFTTNHKEKLDAALLRPGRMDKHINLTFCDYKSFKILAKNYLLVDEHKIMKQVEELLGAVKMTPADVAEIFMSCDEDVDMGMRNVVEEMKKRLKAKEIKKCEVEEEEKEEEIVEEELVNSIVGCEW from the exons atggaaattcTGTTGGATTGGAAGTCAATAGGTTCATTGCTAGCAACTCTAATGTTTGTTAGGACTGCTATCAGAGATTTCTTACCACCAGAAGTAAACCAAGCACTGAAAAGATTTTTTGCAAAAATCCTCACATATTTACAGCCAAAACTAGTATCAATTCTAATTGAAGAGTTTGATAATTCTTATAACAATGATCTCTATGATTCAGTTCAGTGTTACTTAGGTTCTAAATGTGTTTCACAAGCACAGATTTTGAAACTGTCCAAACCCAAAAACTCCAAAAACTTGAGCTTCACAATGGATGCAAACCAAACCTTTGATGATATCTACAATGGGTTTAAACTCAATTGGTCTTTTCATACAATTGAGAAGAAAAGTGACATAGGGTTCTCAAGGTCTCATGAATGTAAGTATTTTCAGCTTAGTTTTCATACCAAGTACAAGGATTTGGTGCATTCTCATTATTTACCTTATATCATGAAAGAAGCCGAGATTATCAAGTTCAAGAACAGAGAAAGAAAGCTGTTTACGAACCGATCGGCCGATGAGAATGGTCGGCTGTGGTCTTCTGTGCCGTTTACTCATCCGTCGACGTTCGACACCGTTGCGATCGACCCGGTACTTAAGAAGGAGATTAAAGATGATCTGATTAAGTTTGTTAACAGAAAAGAGTTTTACACTAGAGTTGGAAGATCTTGGAAACGAGGGTATCTTCTTTATGGGCCACCAGGAACAG GAAAGACTAGTTTGATTGCATCCATTGCAAATTTCCTGGAGTTCGATATCTACGACTTGGAACTAACGGCTGTATCGAGCAATTCGCAGCTAAGAAAGCTGTTGATTTCCACTACAAGTAAGTCCGTGATTGTGGTTGAAGATATAGATTGTTCATTGGATCTTTCTGATCGACAGAAGAAATGCAATAACAGTGATGCGGAAAATGATAAGCTTAACTTTGGTAACAACATTAAGAAAAGTAGCCAGTCAAGTTTTGGTAGCAGCGTGAGCTTATCAGGGGTGCTGAATTTTGTGGATGGACTTTGGTCTTCATGTGGTGGAGAAAGGTTGATAATATTCACAACAAACCATAAAGAAAAACTCGACGCTGCATTATTAAGACCGGGCCGGATGGATAAACATATTAACTTGACCTTTTGCGATTACAAATCGTTTAAGATTTTAGCGAAGAATTATTTGTTAGTCGATGAGCAtaagattatgaaacaagttgAGGAATTGTTAGGTGCAGTTAAGATGACACCAGCTGATGTTGCTGAGATTTTTATGAGTTGCGACGAGGATGTAGACATGGGTatgaggaatgtagttgaggaAATGAAGAAAAGATTGAAAGCGAAAGAAATTAAGAAATGTGAAGTCGAAGaagaggagaaagaagaggagatTGTTGAAGAGGAATTGGTTAACTCCATTGTTGGTTGTGAGTGGTAA
- the LOC113295758 gene encoding immune-associated nucleotide-binding protein 9-like, producing the protein MGGGDISIENDWESASLTSGADAAAKTIVLVGRTGNGKSATGNSILRRKSFESSIGCSGVTNTSELQTTVLDDGQVVNVIDTPGIFDSSEGTEQLKKEILKCIGLAKNGIHAFLLVFSIRTRFSQEEQAAIQYMRDFFGEKIHEYMIVVFTGGDELLDDEVTLTEYLGSKCPQLLQDVIKHCRNRVILFDNKTRVEKQRAEQVESLMSLVNMLIARNNGLPYTNELFEEMKVEMKFKETTLRLEKELETERAARAKAEKKAADAKKKAANESRKMQAQLEVKQREAEHARAQAANVPKCSIL; encoded by the exons ATGGGCGGTGGAGATATTTCGATTGAAAATGATTGGGAGTCGGCATCTTTGACATCAGGTGCTGATGCTGCTGCTAAAACGATTGTATTGGTGGGAAGAACTGGAAATGGCAAAAGCGCTACTGGGAACAGTATTCTGCGAAGAAAATCATTCGAATCAAGTATTGGCTGTTCCGGAGTTACAAATACTTCGGAGTTGCAAACCACTGTCCTTGACGATGGACAAGTTGTTAACGTCATAGACACTCCCG GGATCTTTGATTCCTCGGAAGGAACTGAGCAGTTGAAAAAGGAGATATTGAAATGTATTGGTCTAGCCAAAAATGGAATCCATGCATTTCTTTTGGTTTTTTCTATTAGGACTCGGTTTTCGCAAGAGGAACAAGCAGCTATACAGTATATGAGGGATTTCTTTGGTGAAAAAATTCACGAGTACATGATTGTTGTTTTTACCGGAGgagatgaactccttgatgatGAGGTTACGCTAACCGAATACTTGGGTAGCAAGTGCCCTCAATTACTACAG GATGTGATCAAGCATTGCCGAAACAGGGTTATTCTTTTCGACAACAAGACTAGAGTTGAAAAGCAACGTGCAGAGCAGGTTGAAAGTTTAATGTCACTCGTGAACATGCTCATTGCACGTAATAATGGTTTACCTTACACAAATGAGCTCTTTGAAGAAATGAAG GTTGAGATGAAGTTCAAGGAGACGACTTTAAGGCTTGAAAAGGAGTTAGAAACGGAACGAGCTGCCAGAGCGAAGGCAGAAAAGAAAGCTGCTGATGCAAAAAAGAAAGCGGCTAATGAAAGCCGAAAGATGCAAGCACAGCTGGAGGTAAAACAAAGGGAGGCTGAGCACGCTCGTGCTCAGGCTGCAAATGTTCCGAAGTGCTCAATATTATAG